The proteins below come from a single Edaphobacter acidisoli genomic window:
- a CDS encoding Crp/Fnr family transcriptional regulator has product MNGGANKVKVLQRTKLFHGSSEEELSWIAKRAIEHHLKAGEMLFFSGEEARGLFIVANGRVRAFQQNADGREQVMHVDSAGATIGDVPVFDGEPYPASAIAEVDTKILFIDKRDIRQFCLEHPAFALRALKLMAERVRKHARLVKVLSFHEVGQRLALLLLAEAQQASMSCKGGNITFKLDLSNHEIATRIGTVRDVVSRALTRLQSDGLISVKVRDITVPDIRALKRYAENN; this is encoded by the coding sequence ATGAACGGCGGAGCAAACAAGGTCAAGGTATTGCAACGTACTAAGCTTTTTCATGGCTCAAGCGAGGAAGAACTCTCTTGGATTGCTAAACGTGCAATAGAACACCATCTCAAGGCTGGAGAGATGCTCTTTTTTTCTGGTGAGGAAGCGCGCGGATTATTTATTGTCGCGAACGGACGGGTGCGAGCTTTTCAACAGAATGCAGATGGGCGTGAACAAGTGATGCATGTTGATTCAGCTGGCGCGACTATTGGAGATGTTCCCGTCTTTGACGGTGAACCGTATCCTGCTTCAGCGATTGCGGAGGTAGACACCAAGATACTCTTCATCGACAAGCGGGATATCCGGCAGTTCTGCCTGGAGCATCCAGCATTTGCACTGCGCGCACTGAAGCTTATGGCTGAGCGCGTACGGAAACATGCTCGATTGGTGAAGGTGCTGTCCTTTCACGAGGTGGGACAACGGCTGGCGTTACTGTTGCTCGCAGAAGCGCAACAAGCGAGCATGAGTTGTAAGGGCGGCAACATCACATTCAAGCTAGATCTCTCCAATCATGAGATTGCCACGCGCATAGGTACGGTTCGAGATGTAGTATCGCGTGCGCTCACGCGGTTACAGTCAGATGGCTTGATTTCCGTGAAGGTTCGCGACATTACTGTGCCAGATATACGCGCTTTAAAACGATACGCAGAAAACAACTGA
- a CDS encoding glycerol-3-phosphate dehydrogenase/oxidase, with protein sequence MSIGRSERLREIDQTAQWDVLVVGGGASGLGTAVEAASRGYRTLLLERDDFAKGTSSRSTKLVHGGVRYLEQMNFTLVLDALRERGYMLRNAPHLVHKLGFIVPLYSYFGVPYYGFGLKMYEWLSGKLSFGPSQVLSRGETLERLPTVTSAELKGGILYQDGQFDDARYAITLMRTLEDLGGVALNYAQVIGLLKSGEKITGVRVRDCESSQEFDVQAKVVVNATGAFTEQMLRMDAPTGRHMLSISQGTHFVLPRKFLPSGNAMMVPKTADGRVLFAIPWHEHLVVGTTDVAVPASSSEPRATEGETTFLSEHIHRYLGQTVQPSDVLSMWSGLRPLVRNGNESTSKLSRDHRVIVSESGLVTVTGGKWTTYRRMGEDTVNHAAQVAGLAAAPSTTSTLRLHGWAEPDAAVEESERVYGADLPAVRALGDSEAELNELLHPKLPYRKFEVIWAARQEQARTVEDVLARRTRALFLNASAAIEAAPEVARLLARELGRDDESRERDLARFRETAEGYIYRG encoded by the coding sequence ATGAGCATAGGACGTTCGGAGCGATTGCGCGAGATTGACCAGACGGCGCAGTGGGATGTGCTTGTCGTAGGTGGTGGAGCGTCTGGACTGGGAACTGCGGTTGAGGCTGCTTCTCGTGGTTACCGAACGCTGCTTCTCGAGCGAGATGACTTTGCCAAAGGAACGTCGAGCAGAAGCACAAAGTTGGTTCATGGTGGTGTCCGCTATTTAGAGCAGATGAACTTCACTCTTGTGCTGGACGCATTACGAGAACGCGGCTACATGTTGCGAAATGCTCCGCATCTCGTCCACAAGCTTGGGTTCATTGTCCCGCTCTATAGCTACTTCGGCGTGCCTTATTACGGCTTCGGACTGAAGATGTATGAGTGGCTTTCGGGCAAGTTGTCGTTTGGGCCATCGCAGGTGCTCTCGCGTGGCGAGACGCTGGAGCGGCTTCCGACAGTGACTTCCGCGGAGCTGAAGGGCGGAATCCTCTATCAGGATGGACAGTTTGATGATGCTCGCTATGCGATTACTCTGATGCGAACGCTGGAAGACCTGGGAGGTGTTGCGCTCAATTACGCGCAGGTCATCGGGTTGCTGAAGAGCGGCGAGAAGATTACCGGTGTTCGTGTTCGCGATTGTGAGTCCTCGCAGGAGTTTGATGTTCAGGCAAAGGTTGTCGTCAATGCCACTGGAGCGTTTACCGAGCAGATGTTGCGGATGGACGCTCCAACTGGTCGTCATATGTTGTCGATCAGCCAGGGAACGCACTTTGTGCTGCCGCGAAAATTTTTGCCCAGCGGCAATGCGATGATGGTGCCGAAGACCGCGGATGGGCGCGTGCTGTTTGCGATTCCGTGGCATGAGCATCTCGTCGTCGGCACGACGGATGTTGCAGTTCCGGCGAGTTCGAGCGAGCCGCGAGCGACCGAGGGAGAGACGACGTTTCTTTCTGAGCACATCCATCGCTATCTCGGCCAGACCGTGCAGCCGAGCGATGTGTTGAGTATGTGGTCTGGACTGAGACCTCTTGTTCGGAACGGGAACGAATCTACGTCGAAGCTTTCGCGCGATCATCGCGTGATCGTTTCAGAGAGCGGGCTCGTCACCGTGACGGGAGGGAAGTGGACCACGTATCGGAGGATGGGCGAGGATACGGTGAATCATGCGGCTCAGGTTGCGGGTTTGGCTGCTGCTCCTTCGACGACCTCGACTCTGCGGCTGCATGGTTGGGCTGAGCCAGATGCCGCGGTTGAGGAGAGTGAGCGGGTTTATGGAGCCGATCTTCCTGCAGTGCGTGCTCTGGGTGATTCGGAAGCGGAGTTGAATGAGTTGTTGCATCCGAAGTTGCCTTATCGGAAATTCGAAGTGATTTGGGCTGCTCGTCAGGAGCAGGCGAGGACGGTTGAGGATGTGCTGGCGCGGCGGACGCGGGCGTTGTTTTTGAATGCGTCGGCGGC
- a CDS encoding glycerol-3-phosphate responsive antiterminator: MSIRVKAEKSSIPHDKHLWDEIVHESRIIAAVRSAEMLALALDSPVRIIYLLFGNPMNIAGMIASVRERGKLPLVNADLLQGFSRDASAVEYLAHCGAAGIISTHHETLRAARARGLISVLRTFVIDSAAVEAGQRFLANFQPDVIELLPAIAAPLVLERIRAAHPGLFVIAGGLLSDLRQVDDLVKAGVDAVSLSDPALWIL; this comes from the coding sequence ATGTCTATCCGCGTCAAGGCTGAAAAGAGTTCAATACCGCACGACAAACATCTCTGGGATGAGATCGTGCACGAGTCACGCATTATCGCGGCAGTGCGCAGCGCGGAGATGCTTGCACTCGCACTCGATTCGCCTGTGCGCATTATCTATCTGCTCTTCGGTAATCCGATGAACATCGCGGGCATGATTGCTTCCGTGCGCGAGCGCGGCAAGCTTCCGCTGGTCAATGCTGATCTTTTGCAAGGATTTTCACGGGATGCATCTGCTGTCGAGTATCTTGCACACTGCGGCGCCGCAGGCATTATTTCAACGCATCATGAAACGCTGCGCGCCGCGCGCGCCCGCGGTTTGATCAGCGTTCTGCGCACCTTTGTTATCGACTCGGCTGCAGTGGAAGCGGGGCAACGCTTTCTTGCCAACTTTCAACCCGATGTTATCGAACTGCTTCCTGCAATTGCTGCCCCGCTCGTACTCGAACGCATCCGCGCGGCACATCCAGGTTTGTTTGTCATTGCGGGAGGATTGTTGAGCGATCTACGCCAGGTCGATGACCTGGTAAAAGCGGGTGTCGATGCGGTTTCGCTAAGCGATCCAGCCCTCTGGATTCTGTGA
- a CDS encoding AMP-binding protein has product MRPHLASLVDEFRQHAADTAVVAHHGNRSYRTTYGELAEIAGRFAAELIRRGVQSGDRVLVWGENSAEWIGVFFGCLLRGVVAVPLDAAGSREFARRVVADTSPRLIAGDRNLIEMLDTDVPRECFAGLTSRLPSQPQFAVSETVNQSTPFQIVFTSGTTSEPKGIIHTHRNVLVSLQPIEDEIARYRKYERWVHPLRFLHTLPLSHVFGQFMGLWIPASLGAELHFSTHLEPAHMIELIHEERISALIALPRVIELLRTHLVVRFDSLNQDLMQSDELPVVKRWWKFRHVHRAFGWKFWAIISGGATLSNELEAFWNTLGFALIQGYGMTETAALVTLNHPFKIGRGTIGKALPGREVRIGDDGQILVRGEMLSQYTWQHGAMQARANEWLATGDLGAQEKSGELRFLGRKGDVIVTSSGMNIYPADLEAALNRQPGMRGCAVVSCVLHGSPEPAAVLIFSGDDHAMRDAVTQANRSLAPYQQIRYVLRWPDLSFPFTSTGKLLRRQVAKWATAALVAQEAGNVVASDDALRQIIAEVTGMAATVAGDHQRLTEDFHLDSLGRVQLQSIIEQRLGSEVDDASLASAETLGDLRSLIDLTACAITPEQAKDVAAKADLRGAPKDFAYSKWPWMWPVQLVRVMFIESLMRPLIWFLAKPSVECASALPDGPVLVIANHITAYDGALVLYALPGKLRRRMTIAMAAELLEDMHHGRNQGNALLNLLARVGYWLLRALFNVFALPRSSGFRRSFAHAGSAMDHGYSVLIFPEGVRSDDGTLQPFRAGSGLLTQQSRVPVVPVELIGLGEMLRAHRWFRSGKLKIRVGAPIPLDLDADPAEITKRFERYFQHLR; this is encoded by the coding sequence GTGCGCCCTCATCTAGCAAGCCTCGTAGACGAGTTTCGCCAGCACGCTGCGGATACGGCGGTAGTTGCTCATCATGGCAACAGAAGCTATCGCACAACGTATGGTGAACTTGCGGAGATCGCAGGCCGCTTTGCTGCGGAGTTGATTCGGCGAGGAGTGCAGTCGGGCGATAGGGTCCTCGTGTGGGGCGAGAACTCGGCCGAATGGATTGGTGTGTTTTTCGGCTGCCTTCTTCGTGGCGTTGTTGCTGTCCCTCTTGATGCAGCGGGTTCTCGTGAATTTGCCAGGCGAGTTGTAGCGGACACAAGCCCCAGGCTGATTGCAGGAGACCGCAACCTTATCGAGATGCTCGACACAGATGTCCCGCGCGAATGTTTTGCTGGGCTTACTTCTCGGCTTCCATCACAGCCACAGTTTGCAGTCAGTGAAACGGTCAATCAAAGCACGCCTTTCCAAATTGTCTTCACTTCAGGAACTACGTCAGAGCCGAAGGGCATCATCCATACTCACCGCAATGTACTTGTTAGCCTTCAGCCCATCGAAGACGAGATCGCTCGATATCGCAAGTATGAACGGTGGGTGCATCCTCTGCGCTTTCTTCACACACTACCGCTAAGCCATGTTTTCGGACAGTTCATGGGATTGTGGATTCCTGCTTCTCTTGGGGCCGAACTGCATTTTTCAACACATCTTGAACCAGCGCACATGATTGAGTTGATCCACGAAGAGCGCATCTCCGCCTTAATTGCTTTGCCACGTGTGATTGAACTACTTCGAACGCATCTTGTCGTACGGTTCGATTCACTGAATCAAGACCTCATGCAATCGGACGAACTGCCAGTAGTCAAACGATGGTGGAAGTTTCGCCACGTACATCGAGCCTTCGGATGGAAGTTTTGGGCAATCATCTCTGGCGGCGCCACCTTGTCCAATGAATTAGAAGCGTTTTGGAACACACTGGGATTTGCGCTGATTCAGGGCTATGGCATGACTGAGACCGCGGCGCTCGTGACGTTGAACCATCCATTCAAAATTGGGCGAGGCACTATCGGGAAAGCTTTACCAGGACGCGAAGTGCGCATCGGCGACGATGGGCAGATCCTAGTTCGTGGGGAGATGCTTTCGCAATACACATGGCAGCACGGAGCAATGCAGGCACGCGCCAACGAATGGCTCGCGACCGGCGATCTTGGTGCGCAGGAAAAGTCTGGCGAGCTACGTTTTCTTGGAAGAAAAGGCGATGTCATCGTGACCAGCTCCGGGATGAATATTTATCCGGCTGATCTTGAAGCTGCTTTGAACAGACAACCAGGCATGCGAGGATGCGCGGTAGTCTCCTGCGTCCTGCACGGGAGCCCGGAACCGGCAGCTGTTCTTATCTTTTCTGGCGACGATCATGCGATGCGCGACGCAGTTACTCAAGCAAATCGCAGTCTCGCGCCATATCAGCAAATCAGATACGTGCTTCGCTGGCCAGACCTGTCGTTTCCGTTTACGTCGACGGGGAAGTTACTCCGAAGACAGGTAGCGAAGTGGGCCACCGCCGCGCTCGTAGCACAAGAAGCTGGCAATGTTGTGGCAAGTGATGACGCTCTGCGCCAGATTATTGCCGAGGTGACGGGCATGGCAGCGACCGTCGCTGGCGATCATCAAAGGCTCACTGAAGATTTTCATCTCGACAGCCTGGGGCGAGTGCAGTTGCAGTCTATTATCGAGCAGCGTCTAGGTAGCGAGGTTGATGATGCGTCTCTCGCATCTGCTGAGACACTCGGCGATCTGCGCTCTTTAATCGACTTGACAGCCTGCGCGATAACTCCTGAACAGGCAAAGGATGTGGCGGCGAAAGCTGATCTCAGAGGAGCCCCAAAAGACTTCGCATATTCGAAGTGGCCTTGGATGTGGCCAGTGCAGCTCGTGCGGGTCATGTTTATCGAGTCGCTGATGCGTCCGCTTATTTGGTTTCTTGCAAAACCATCTGTCGAATGTGCTTCAGCGTTACCAGATGGGCCTGTACTTGTCATCGCAAATCACATCACTGCTTACGATGGTGCGCTCGTTTTGTACGCATTGCCAGGCAAGTTACGACGTAGAATGACAATTGCAATGGCAGCAGAACTGCTTGAAGATATGCACCACGGCAGAAATCAAGGCAATGCCTTGCTCAACCTACTTGCCCGGGTTGGCTACTGGTTGCTGAGAGCGCTATTCAATGTTTTTGCTTTGCCACGCTCATCGGGTTTTCGCCGCAGCTTTGCGCATGCTGGTAGTGCAATGGATCATGGCTACTCCGTGCTCATTTTTCCTGAAGGAGTACGGAGTGATGATGGAACATTACAGCCATTCCGTGCCGGCAGTGGCCTATTGACACAGCAGTCTCGAGTTCCAGTTGTGCCCGTTGAACTGATAGGACTCGGAGAAATGCTTCGAGCTCATCGCTGGTTTCGCAGCGGAAAATTGAAGATCAGAGTTGGTGCGCCAATTCCCTTGGACCTGGATGCCGACCCTGCAGAGATTACGAAGCGATTTGAGCGGTATTTCCAACACCTGCGGTAG
- a CDS encoding DUF4118 domain-containing protein, translated as MNRRLILQLIRYGFVTAMVGCIVIVYFRLTHVNPTTVALTFLLGILFVANRLGLRYSVYMSVLAAVAFNYFFLPPIGQLTIADSQNWVALIAFLVAGVLASHLSERARREANTSDRRRREVEQLYDFSQQLLTADQVSDVLNKAPGQISATFRNEAVCIYLCDRDRVYRSSSDAGAISKEELRDIADRKETRSDEVRNVCIAPVSLGVRSIGAIGISGNIPSRETIDALGSLIALAVERSNTAERLARTEATQESERLRSALLDSVTHELRTPLTAITASITSLRSGMVQDANLREEMLVVIEEESMRLNHLISQAVEMAQLDARHVQLHIESLQLSDVVQDAVAECRTLLEDHPVEINLSPQLPAVSMDINWIRKVLHHLLENAAKYSDSGKPIFITAEVKDSFVMTSVADRGAGIDDLDKALIFDKFFRGQSQRYRVQGTGMGLAIVKAIIEAHGGKVEVTSQLGLGSVFSFTLPVA; from the coding sequence GTGAATCGACGGTTGATATTGCAACTAATCCGCTATGGATTTGTAACAGCGATGGTGGGATGCATTGTCATCGTCTACTTTCGTCTCACTCACGTCAATCCAACGACAGTCGCTCTCACATTTTTACTAGGAATTCTGTTTGTCGCCAATCGGCTTGGTCTCCGTTATTCGGTATATATGTCGGTGCTTGCGGCCGTGGCATTCAACTATTTTTTTCTCCCACCGATCGGCCAGTTGACCATTGCGGACTCCCAAAACTGGGTGGCATTAATAGCATTTCTGGTCGCAGGTGTATTGGCCAGTCATCTGTCTGAGCGCGCACGACGTGAAGCCAATACCTCAGATCGGAGAAGACGAGAGGTTGAACAGCTTTACGACTTCAGCCAGCAATTGCTGACAGCCGATCAGGTAAGCGATGTTTTAAATAAAGCTCCTGGACAAATCAGCGCCACTTTTCGCAATGAGGCTGTGTGCATATACCTTTGCGATAGAGACAGAGTTTACCGATCTTCTTCGGATGCGGGGGCCATCTCGAAAGAGGAATTGCGCGATATCGCAGATAGAAAAGAGACTCGCTCTGATGAAGTCAGAAATGTTTGCATTGCGCCGGTTTCGCTTGGCGTTCGCTCTATTGGGGCCATAGGGATTTCGGGCAATATTCCTTCCCGAGAAACGATTGATGCACTGGGTAGCCTGATTGCACTGGCTGTGGAGAGAAGCAATACAGCTGAGCGGCTTGCACGAACGGAAGCAACGCAAGAAAGTGAGAGATTACGTTCTGCGCTTCTGGACTCTGTAACCCATGAATTGCGTACTCCGCTCACAGCAATCACAGCATCGATCACGAGTTTGCGATCGGGCATGGTTCAGGATGCGAACTTGCGCGAAGAAATGCTGGTCGTGATTGAAGAAGAGAGTATGCGCTTAAACCACCTGATTAGCCAAGCTGTCGAAATGGCCCAGCTGGATGCACGGCACGTACAACTTCACATCGAATCACTCCAGCTCAGCGATGTGGTGCAGGACGCTGTCGCGGAATGCCGCACTCTGCTGGAAGATCATCCCGTCGAGATTAACCTGTCGCCACAATTGCCTGCGGTCAGCATGGACATAAATTGGATACGCAAAGTGCTCCATCATCTTTTGGAGAATGCAGCGAAATACTCCGATTCGGGGAAGCCTATTTTTATAACAGCCGAGGTGAAGGACTCATTTGTTATGACTAGTGTCGCTGACCGTGGAGCTGGGATTGATGATCTCGACAAGGCGTTGATCTTCGACAAATTTTTTAGAGGGCAAAGCCAACGTTATCGCGTCCAGGGAACTGGTATGGGGCTAGCAATTGTGAAAGCGATTATCGAAGCACATGGAGGCAAAGTAGAGGTTACAAGCCAACTTGGTCTGGGGTCTGTCTTTTCTTTTACACTGCCTGTAGCTTGA
- a CDS encoding universal stress protein, producing the protein MVPEADNAPFNRETPEQWLEKIAPEKRKGLFKIFLGYAPGVGKTYSMLSEAIRRHERGEDVVIGIVETHGRIRVGELASQLEIIPRRKVEFRGTIFEEMDVDAILTRNPQVVLIDELAHTNVEDGKRKRYEDVLKILDAKIDVLSTVNIQHIESVASTVQNLTGITVRETIPDWILGKADEVVMVDLTPEALQTRLRRGDVYPVDRAERALTNFFRRGNLIALRELALQHVTRAVDRSLDEYVSKKKLGTHWAVHERVVVCISSSPAAQQLIARGARMAEATGGDLFALHVDTGHTPSPEKAASLASNQRFAKELKAETIEVRGKSIPLAIAEFVREKRATQVILGRSAIHGLQKYLYYWELHRLLENAPFVDVHIITQE; encoded by the coding sequence ATGGTTCCTGAAGCAGATAATGCGCCTTTCAACCGCGAGACCCCGGAGCAATGGCTGGAAAAAATCGCGCCCGAAAAACGTAAGGGACTGTTCAAGATATTCCTGGGCTACGCTCCTGGTGTCGGCAAAACATATAGCATGCTCAGCGAAGCCATTCGGCGCCACGAGCGTGGAGAAGATGTTGTCATTGGAATCGTTGAAACACATGGCCGCATTCGCGTAGGCGAACTTGCCTCTCAGCTTGAGATAATACCAAGGCGCAAAGTGGAATTTCGAGGAACAATTTTCGAAGAGATGGACGTGGATGCCATCCTTACACGAAATCCTCAAGTCGTCTTGATCGACGAGCTTGCTCATACGAACGTCGAAGACGGCAAACGAAAGCGCTACGAGGATGTGCTGAAGATTCTGGACGCGAAGATCGACGTTCTCTCAACAGTAAATATTCAGCATATCGAGAGCGTCGCATCTACGGTTCAAAACCTGACCGGGATAACAGTCCGGGAGACGATCCCCGACTGGATTCTAGGCAAGGCCGATGAAGTCGTCATGGTGGATTTGACACCTGAGGCTCTGCAAACGCGGCTGCGGCGAGGGGATGTTTACCCTGTCGATCGGGCCGAACGGGCGCTGACCAATTTCTTCCGGCGAGGCAACCTGATTGCTTTGCGGGAGCTTGCTCTGCAACATGTTACGAGAGCTGTCGACCGCAGCCTGGACGAGTATGTTTCCAAAAAGAAACTCGGCACGCATTGGGCGGTTCACGAACGTGTAGTCGTATGCATCAGTTCCAGTCCTGCTGCACAACAACTCATCGCGCGCGGTGCACGCATGGCTGAAGCCACTGGTGGTGATCTGTTCGCGCTCCATGTCGATACAGGGCACACCCCTTCACCAGAAAAGGCCGCTTCTCTTGCAAGCAACCAGCGGTTTGCCAAAGAGCTTAAGGCTGAGACGATAGAGGTCAGGGGTAAAAGCATTCCACTAGCTATTGCTGAATTTGTGCGCGAGAAGCGAGCAACTCAAGTTATTCTCGGCCGCTCAGCGATTCATGGACTACAAAAATATCTCTACTATTGGGAGCTTCATCGTTTATTGGAAAATGCCCCTTTTGTCGATGTTCACATCATCACACAGGAGTAA
- a CDS encoding response regulator transcription factor encodes MPDQVAQKILVVDDEPQITRVLRSSLVSNGYEVQTAQDGLAALEKIAEWTPDIVITDLAMPRMDGVELCSEIRAHSNVPIIVLSVREQEAVKVRALDAGADDYITKPFGIQELLARVRAHARRQKHASIDHLDAPLSVGGFLIDKGRHRVEINGREIRLSPKEFDLLLYMAQRPGRVLTHRMLLTAIWGPYATEQPESLRVLVAQLRKKIEPGPEPRYIVNEPWVGYRFQIEEKQP; translated from the coding sequence ATGCCGGACCAAGTCGCACAGAAAATCCTTGTCGTCGATGACGAACCCCAGATCACGCGCGTGCTGCGTTCCTCGCTTGTATCCAATGGCTACGAGGTACAGACCGCCCAGGACGGCTTAGCTGCTTTGGAAAAAATTGCTGAATGGACGCCTGATATCGTAATTACAGATCTTGCCATGCCTCGCATGGATGGCGTCGAACTATGCTCTGAGATTCGTGCACATTCAAACGTGCCCATCATCGTGCTCTCTGTCAGAGAACAAGAGGCGGTCAAAGTACGAGCCCTCGATGCAGGCGCAGATGACTACATTACAAAGCCATTTGGAATTCAGGAACTATTGGCACGTGTGCGTGCACACGCCAGGCGACAAAAGCACGCTTCCATCGACCATCTTGATGCCCCACTGAGTGTTGGAGGATTCCTTATTGACAAAGGACGTCATCGCGTCGAGATTAATGGGCGCGAAATTAGGCTATCGCCCAAAGAGTTCGACCTGCTTTTGTACATGGCACAAAGACCAGGGCGGGTACTGACACATCGAATGTTATTGACTGCAATCTGGGGACCTTATGCCACAGAGCAGCCGGAGTCACTGCGCGTGCTCGTCGCGCAACTCCGCAAAAAAATTGAACCTGGCCCTGAGCCGCGCTACATCGTAAATGAGCCCTGGGTGGGATATCGCTTTCAAATCGAAGAAAAGCAGCCGTAG